A segment of the Thermoplasmatales archaeon genome:
TATTCTTTCTTCTGCCTGCAATCTTGTAATTCCATGCCCTGTTATTGCAAGACCAATAGGTTTTTCATATTCTACTGATAAATCCATTATCTTTCTGCAGGCATTGTGCATAACAACTTCATCATGCTTTGTCTCTCCTTGTACAACTGTTCCAATTGCAACAACTCCATCCACTTCTTCGATGATGCTTTTAACTCCCAGAGGTATTTCAAAAACCCCAGGCACTTTCAAAATTTTAACAATTT
Coding sequences within it:
- a CDS encoding 6,7-dimethyl-8-ribityllumazine synthase, which codes for MKEEIKIGIVVSEFNYDITMMMLERAKEHADFLGAKIVKILKVPGVFEIPLGVKSIIEEVDGVVAIGTVVQGETKHDEVVMHNACRKIMDLSVEYEKPIGLAITGHGITRLQAEERIDRAKDAVEAVVKMCKLLKC